One genomic window of Polaromonas sp. SP1 includes the following:
- a CDS encoding acetolactate synthase 3 catalytic subunit: MEISKAEIASAAAASAQTNSQELRGAEILIKSLQAEGVKYVWGYPGGAVLHIYDAFYKQDSIQHILVRHEQAAVHAADGYARATGDVGVALVTSGPGVTNAVTGIATAYMDSIPMVIITGQVPTHAIGLDAFQECDTVGITRPIVKHNFLVKDARHMAETLKKAFHIAKSGRPGPVVVDIPKDVSFNKVPYNGYPQSVEMRSYNPVRKGHGGQIRKALQLLLSAKRPYIYTGGGVLLSNASQELRTLVDMLGYPCTNTLMGLGAYPASDKKFLGMLGMHGTIEANNAMQNCDVLLAVGARFDDRVIGNPKHFAQNERKIIHIDIDPSSISKRVRVDIPIVGDVKDVLTELISMIKESGLKPDASALGGWWETIDGWRKRDCMKYSMGKGDVIKPQHVVETLWNLTKDADTYITSDVGQHQMWAAQYYKFDEPRRWINSGGLGTMGVGIPYAMGIKMAKPESEVFCITGEGSVQMCIQELSTCLQYNTPIKIVSLNNRYLGMVRQWQEIDYEGRYSSSYMDALPNFVKLAEAYGHVGMLIEKPQDVEPALREARKLKDRTVFMDFRTDPTENVFPMVKAGKGITEMLLGSEDL; this comes from the coding sequence ATGGAAATCTCCAAGGCGGAAATCGCTTCCGCAGCAGCTGCGTCTGCACAAACAAATTCCCAGGAACTCCGCGGCGCGGAAATCCTCATCAAGTCGCTTCAGGCCGAGGGCGTCAAATACGTCTGGGGCTATCCCGGCGGTGCAGTCCTGCACATTTACGACGCTTTTTACAAGCAGGACTCGATACAACACATCCTGGTTCGCCACGAGCAGGCGGCGGTGCATGCCGCCGATGGTTATGCGCGCGCCACGGGCGATGTCGGTGTTGCGTTGGTCACCTCCGGCCCCGGCGTGACGAACGCGGTCACTGGTATTGCCACGGCGTACATGGACAGTATTCCGATGGTCATCATCACGGGCCAGGTTCCCACCCACGCCATCGGCCTGGATGCGTTCCAGGAATGCGATACGGTCGGAATCACCCGGCCCATCGTGAAGCACAATTTTCTGGTCAAGGATGCACGGCATATGGCCGAGACCCTGAAAAAGGCCTTCCATATTGCCAAGAGTGGCCGGCCCGGTCCCGTGGTTGTAGACATTCCCAAGGACGTGTCTTTCAACAAGGTGCCCTACAACGGCTATCCGCAAAGCGTCGAGATGCGGTCTTACAACCCGGTTCGCAAAGGCCACGGCGGGCAAATCCGCAAGGCCCTGCAACTGCTGTTGTCCGCCAAGCGGCCTTATATCTACACGGGCGGTGGCGTATTGCTCAGCAATGCCTCACAAGAGCTGCGCACACTGGTCGACATGCTGGGCTACCCCTGCACCAACACCTTGATGGGGCTTGGCGCCTACCCGGCCAGCGACAAGAAGTTCCTTGGCATGCTGGGCATGCACGGCACGATCGAAGCCAACAATGCAATGCAGAACTGCGACGTGCTGCTGGCCGTTGGTGCCCGGTTTGACGATCGCGTGATCGGCAACCCCAAGCATTTTGCGCAGAACGAACGCAAGATCATTCATATAGACATTGATCCTTCAAGCATCTCCAAGCGTGTGCGGGTCGATATCCCCATCGTGGGCGACGTGAAAGACGTGCTGACCGAGCTGATCAGCATGATCAAGGAATCCGGCCTGAAGCCCGACGCCAGTGCACTGGGCGGCTGGTGGGAGACGATTGACGGCTGGCGCAAGCGCGACTGCATGAAGTACAGCATGGGCAAGGGCGATGTCATCAAGCCCCAGCATGTGGTCGAAACGCTCTGGAACCTGACCAAGGATGCCGACACCTACATCACGTCCGATGTGGGCCAGCACCAGATGTGGGCCGCGCAGTACTACAAGTTTGACGAGCCGCGCCGCTGGATCAACTCCGGCGGCTTGGGCACCATGGGCGTGGGTATTCCTTACGCCATGGGTATCAAGATGGCCAAACCTGAGTCGGAAGTGTTCTGCATTACCGGTGAGGGCTCTGTCCAGATGTGCATCCAGGAGCTCTCAACCTGCCTGCAGTACAACACGCCGATCAAGATCGTGTCGCTGAACAATCGCTACTTGGGCATGGTGCGCCAGTGGCAGGAAATCGACTATGAAGGCCGCTACAGCAGCAGCTACATGGACGCGTTGCCCAACTTCGTGAAGCTGGCTGAGGCCTATGGGCACGTCGGCATGCTGATTGAAAAACCGCAAGACGTGGAACCCGCGCTTCGCGAAGCGCGCAAGCTCAAGGATCGCACGGTCTTCATGGACTTCCGTACCGACCCGACCGAAAACGTGTTCCCCATGGTCAAGGCAGGCAAAGGCATCACTGAAATGCTGCTGGGGTCGGAAGACCTCTAA
- the ilvN gene encoding acetolactate synthase small subunit, which yields MKHIIAVLLENEPGALSRVVGLFSARGYNIESLTVAPTEDPSLSRMTIQTTGSDDVIEQITKHLNRLIEVVKVVDLTEGAYTERELMMVKVRAVGKEREEMKRMADIFRGRIIDVTEKSYTIELTGDQSKNDAFLEAIDRSAILETVRTGSSGIGRGERILRV from the coding sequence ATGAAACACATCATTGCAGTTTTGCTGGAAAACGAGCCGGGGGCTCTTTCCCGTGTAGTCGGCCTGTTCTCAGCGCGCGGCTACAACATCGAAAGCCTCACCGTCGCGCCTACCGAGGATCCGAGCCTCTCGCGCATGACGATTCAGACCACTGGCTCCGACGACGTCATCGAACAGATCACCAAGCACTTGAACCGCCTGATCGAAGTGGTCAAGGTGGTTGACCTCACTGAAGGCGCCTACACCGAGCGTGAGCTCATGATGGTGAAGGTGCGCGCGGTCGGCAAGGAGCGCGAAGAGATGAAGCGCATGGCGGATATATTTCGCGGGCGAATTATCGACGTGACAGAAAAAAGCTACACGATCGAGCTGACCGGCGACCAGTCCAAGAACGATGCTTTCCTCGAAGCCATAGACCGCAGCGCGATTCTGGAGACGGTGCGAACCGGCTCCAGCGGCATCGGCCGCGGCGAGCGAATTTTGCGAGTTTGA
- the ilvC gene encoding ketol-acid reductoisomerase → MKVFYDKDCDLSLIKGKTVAIIGYGSQGHAHAQNLNDSGVKVVVGLRKGGASWPKVEKAGLKVAEVADAVKAADVVMILLPDEQIGSVYKNDVAPNIKQGASLVFAHGFNVHYGAVIPRADLDVWMVAPKAPGHTVRNTYTQGGGVPHLVAVHQDKSGKARDLALSYAMANGGGKAGIIETNFREETETDLFGEQAVLCGGTVELIKAGFETLVEAGYAPEMAYFECLHELKLIVDLIYEGGIANMNYSISNNAEYGEYVTGPNIVTSATKDAMRKCLKDIQTGEYAKSFLVENQAGAPTLLSRRRLNSEHQIEIVGEKLRAMMPWIAKNKLVDQTRN, encoded by the coding sequence ATGAAAGTTTTTTACGACAAAGATTGTGATTTGAGCCTGATCAAGGGCAAAACGGTCGCCATCATCGGTTACGGCAGCCAGGGCCACGCCCACGCGCAAAACCTGAATGACAGCGGTGTCAAGGTTGTGGTGGGCCTGCGCAAGGGCGGCGCCTCATGGCCGAAGGTCGAAAAGGCCGGTCTGAAGGTTGCTGAAGTCGCCGATGCTGTCAAGGCCGCCGATGTGGTCATGATTTTGTTGCCTGACGAGCAAATCGGCTCGGTTTACAAGAATGACGTTGCTCCCAACATCAAACAGGGCGCTTCGCTGGTGTTTGCCCACGGTTTCAACGTGCACTACGGTGCCGTGATCCCCCGCGCTGACCTCGATGTCTGGATGGTCGCTCCGAAAGCTCCCGGCCACACGGTGCGCAACACGTACACCCAAGGCGGCGGTGTGCCACATCTGGTCGCAGTGCATCAAGACAAGTCCGGCAAGGCCCGCGACCTGGCGCTCTCCTACGCAATGGCCAATGGCGGCGGCAAAGCCGGCATCATTGAAACCAACTTCCGTGAAGAGACCGAAACCGACCTGTTTGGCGAGCAAGCCGTTCTGTGCGGCGGTACCGTTGAACTGATCAAGGCCGGCTTTGAAACGCTGGTGGAAGCTGGCTATGCCCCTGAAATGGCCTACTTCGAATGCCTGCACGAACTCAAGCTGATCGTTGATCTGATCTATGAAGGCGGCATCGCCAACATGAACTACTCGATCTCGAACAACGCCGAATACGGCGAGTACGTGACCGGCCCCAACATCGTGACCTCGGCAACGAAGGATGCGATGCGCAAATGCCTGAAAGACATTCAGACCGGCGAATATGCCAAGAGCTTCCTGGTGGAAAACCAGGCTGGTGCGCCAACCCTGTTGAGCCGCCGCCGCCTGAATTCCGAGCACCAGATCGAAATCGTGGGTGAAAAACTGCGCGCGATGATGCCCTGGATCGCGAAAAACAAACTGGTCGACCAGACTCGCAACTGA
- the pssA gene encoding CDP-diacylglycerol--serine O-phosphatidyltransferase yields the protein MHDGEESTGNNPAVVIRKRRKGIYILPNLFTLAALFGGFYAIVMAMNGRFDQAAIGVFCAMILDSLDGRVARMTNTQSAFGEQMDSLSDMVSFGAAPALIAYVWALTSLGRWGWIGAFVYCACAALRLARFNVNTAVVDKRFFQGLPSPAAAALVAGFIWLMTDAGISGMEVRWVTFGLTLYAGLTMVTNVPFYSFKDVQMKRSVPFAAIVLIALGIAVINIHPPTVMFGLFVLYGLSGYVLYGWRKAKGQQTSVISTSTDEPDERGLHK from the coding sequence ATGCATGATGGCGAAGAATCCACGGGCAACAACCCGGCGGTGGTGATACGCAAGCGCCGCAAGGGCATTTACATATTGCCCAATCTGTTCACGCTGGCCGCATTGTTCGGTGGCTTCTACGCCATCGTCATGGCCATGAACGGGCGGTTTGACCAGGCCGCTATCGGTGTCTTTTGCGCAATGATCCTTGATAGCCTGGACGGCCGGGTGGCCCGCATGACCAATACGCAAAGCGCATTTGGTGAGCAGATGGATTCGCTTTCCGACATGGTGTCGTTCGGGGCTGCGCCAGCCCTTATTGCTTACGTCTGGGCATTGACAAGCCTGGGACGCTGGGGTTGGATTGGCGCATTCGTTTATTGCGCCTGCGCTGCGTTGCGCCTGGCCCGCTTCAACGTGAACACGGCGGTTGTCGACAAGCGCTTCTTCCAGGGTTTGCCGTCACCGGCTGCGGCTGCGCTGGTAGCGGGCTTTATCTGGTTGATGACCGATGCAGGCATTAGCGGAATGGAAGTACGTTGGGTGACATTTGGCCTGACCTTGTATGCGGGCCTCACGATGGTGACCAACGTCCCGTTCTACAGTTTCAAGGATGTCCAGATGAAACGCAGCGTGCCTTTTGCCGCGATTGTGTTGATTGCGCTCGGGATCGCCGTCATCAATATTCACCCACCTACAGTCATGTTCGGACTGTTTGTCCTCTATGGCCTGTCGGGTTACGTGCTGTATGGCTGGCGCAAGGCCAAGGGCCAGCAAACCAGCGTGATTTCGACCTCGACCGACGAGCCCGACGAGCGCGGCCTTCACAAATAA
- the leuA gene encoding 2-isopropylmalate synthase yields MLKTPSSKYKSFAPVRLADRTWPDAVLTQAPIWCSVDLRDGNQALIEPMDIPRKLRMFDTLVKIGFKEIEVGFPSASQIEFDFLRQLIEGNLIPDDVTIQVLTQAREPLIRRTFESLKGAKKAIVHLYNATAPVMRRVVLGMDEDEIVKLATDNARLFQQLAAQQPETRWTFQYSPEMWSGTELVFSKRVVDAVTDVWQPTPERKCIINLPSTVEHSTPNIFADMMEWMHRHLARRDSIVISVHPHNDRGTGTAAGELALMAGADRIEGCLFGNGERTGNVDLVNIALNLYTQGVSPGLDFSEIDEIRRTVEHCNQLPVHPRHPYAGDLVYTSFSGSHQDAIKKAFAARKEGDVWDMPYLPIDPKDLGRSYEAVIRVNSQSGKGGIAYLLESEFGLELPRRLQIEFSQVVQSVMDATGKELTGKDIFALFEKEYGVQTIAAPQRLVIEETGKTGAEAFHIKANVQFADSLHTIEGTGTGPIDAFVAGLMAATGHTVRVLDYHEHAIGAGAGAQAVAYLELRINDQTLFGVGMDGNIVSASLKAIVSGLQRSRAGQSVDQATITN; encoded by the coding sequence ATGTTGAAAACACCTTCCAGCAAATACAAATCCTTCGCGCCAGTCAGACTGGCAGACCGCACCTGGCCAGATGCCGTGCTGACGCAAGCGCCCATCTGGTGCAGCGTAGACTTGCGGGACGGCAACCAGGCGCTGATCGAACCAATGGACATTCCCCGCAAGCTGCGGATGTTCGATACCCTGGTGAAGATCGGCTTCAAGGAAATCGAAGTGGGTTTCCCTTCGGCCTCCCAAATCGAATTCGACTTCCTCCGTCAGCTCATCGAGGGCAACCTGATTCCCGATGACGTGACCATCCAGGTGCTGACCCAGGCGCGCGAGCCGCTGATTCGCCGCACTTTCGAATCGCTCAAAGGCGCCAAGAAGGCCATCGTGCATCTCTACAACGCGACCGCGCCGGTCATGCGCCGTGTGGTGTTGGGCATGGATGAGGACGAGATCGTCAAGCTTGCCACCGACAACGCGCGCCTCTTTCAGCAATTGGCCGCGCAGCAACCTGAAACGCGATGGACTTTCCAGTATTCACCCGAAATGTGGTCGGGCACCGAACTGGTGTTTTCCAAGCGCGTGGTCGATGCCGTGACCGATGTCTGGCAGCCGACACCTGAACGCAAATGCATCATCAACCTGCCGTCCACGGTCGAACATTCCACGCCGAATATTTTTGCGGACATGATGGAGTGGATGCACCGCCACCTTGCCAGGCGCGATTCCATCGTGATCTCGGTCCATCCGCACAACGACCGTGGTACGGGCACCGCGGCCGGTGAATTGGCATTGATGGCAGGCGCCGACCGGATTGAGGGTTGCCTCTTCGGCAATGGGGAGCGCACCGGCAATGTGGATCTCGTGAACATCGCGCTCAACCTTTACACCCAGGGTGTATCACCCGGGCTGGACTTCTCCGAAATCGACGAGATTCGCCGGACGGTGGAGCATTGCAACCAGCTGCCTGTGCATCCCCGCCACCCCTACGCAGGTGACCTGGTCTATACGTCTTTCTCGGGCTCACACCAGGATGCGATCAAGAAAGCTTTCGCCGCACGCAAAGAGGGCGATGTGTGGGACATGCCCTATCTGCCCATCGACCCCAAAGACCTGGGCCGCAGCTATGAGGCGGTGATTCGCGTCAACAGCCAGTCGGGCAAAGGCGGCATTGCCTACTTGCTCGAAAGCGAATTCGGCCTGGAGCTTCCACGTCGCCTGCAGATCGAGTTCAGCCAGGTCGTGCAGTCGGTGATGGATGCGACCGGCAAGGAACTGACGGGCAAAGATATCTTTGCCTTGTTTGAGAAAGAGTACGGCGTGCAAACCATTGCCGCGCCCCAGCGCCTGGTGATCGAAGAGACGGGGAAAACAGGCGCAGAGGCGTTTCATATCAAGGCCAATGTTCAGTTCGCTGACAGCCTCCACACCATTGAAGGAACCGGAACCGGGCCCATTGACGCCTTTGTGGCAGGCTTGATGGCGGCGACCGGCCATACGGTGCGCGTGCTGGACTATCACGAGCATGCGATTGGCGCCGGTGCAGGTGCGCAGGCCGTGGCGTATCTGGAGCTGCGCATTAACGACCAGACGCTTTTCGGCGTTGGCATGGACGGCAACATCGTGTCGGCATCGCTCAAGGCCATCGTCTCCGGGCTGCAGCGCAGCAGGGCCGGGCAGTCTGTCGACCAAGCTACCATCACGAACTGA
- a CDS encoding 2-isopropylmalate synthase, which translates to MTEKLIIFDTTLRDGEQSPGASMTKDEKLRIARQLERLKVDVIEAGFAASSNGDFECVKAIAEVVKDSTVCSLARANDRDISRAAEALKPAASARLHLFLATSALHMEKKLRMTPDQVFEQAKLSVRFAKNLMGDIEFSPEDGYRSDPDFLCRVLEAVINEGATTINVPDTVGYAIPELYGNFIKNLRERIPNSDKAIWSVHCHNDLGMAVANSLAGVKIGGARQVECTINGLGERAGNCSLEEVVMAVKTRKDYFCLDLGIDTQHILAASRMVSQTTGFVVQPNKAVVGANAFAHASGIHQDGVLKARDTYEIMRAEDVGWSANKIVLGKLSGRNAFKQRLLELGVSMESETDINNAFAKFKELADRKSEIFDEDILALVSDESASHTNEQYGFVSLSQHSETGERPQASVVFTVAGKEVKGESDGNGPVDASLKAIESHVKSGAEMVLYSVNAISGSTESQGEVTVRLQNSGRVVNGVGADPDIVVASAKAYLSALNKLQSKADRVAAQG; encoded by the coding sequence ATGACTGAAAAACTCATTATTTTTGACACCACCTTGCGCGACGGGGAGCAGTCGCCCGGCGCCTCCATGACCAAGGATGAAAAATTGCGGATCGCCCGCCAGCTGGAGCGCCTCAAGGTCGACGTGATTGAAGCCGGGTTCGCGGCCAGCTCCAACGGCGATTTCGAATGCGTGAAAGCCATTGCGGAAGTCGTCAAGGACTCCACGGTCTGCTCACTGGCCCGCGCCAACGACAGGGACATCTCCCGCGCCGCCGAAGCCCTCAAGCCGGCAGCCTCCGCACGCCTGCATCTGTTTTTGGCGACCAGCGCCCTCCACATGGAAAAGAAGCTGCGAATGACACCTGACCAGGTGTTTGAGCAAGCCAAACTCTCGGTGCGTTTTGCCAAGAACCTGATGGGCGATATCGAGTTCAGCCCGGAAGACGGCTATCGCTCGGACCCCGATTTCCTGTGCCGTGTGCTGGAGGCCGTGATCAACGAAGGTGCGACCACCATCAACGTACCCGACACCGTGGGTTATGCCATCCCTGAGCTCTACGGCAACTTCATCAAGAACCTGCGCGAGCGCATTCCCAACAGCGACAAGGCGATCTGGTCGGTGCATTGCCATAACGACCTGGGCATGGCCGTGGCCAATTCCCTGGCCGGCGTCAAGATCGGCGGTGCACGGCAGGTGGAGTGCACCATCAACGGCCTTGGCGAGCGCGCGGGCAACTGCTCGCTCGAAGAAGTCGTGATGGCCGTGAAGACGCGCAAGGATTACTTCTGCCTCGACCTGGGCATAGACACGCAGCACATCCTGGCGGCCAGCCGCATGGTGAGCCAGACCACAGGTTTCGTCGTGCAGCCCAACAAGGCTGTCGTCGGCGCCAACGCGTTTGCGCATGCCTCCGGCATTCACCAGGACGGTGTGCTCAAGGCGCGCGATACCTACGAAATCATGCGCGCGGAAGATGTGGGCTGGAGCGCCAACAAAATCGTGCTGGGCAAGCTGAGCGGGCGCAACGCCTTCAAGCAGCGCTTGCTCGAGCTCGGCGTTTCCATGGAAAGCGAAACGGACATCAATAACGCGTTTGCCAAGTTCAAGGAACTCGCCGACCGAAAAAGCGAGATCTTTGACGAGGACATCCTGGCGCTCGTCAGCGACGAAAGCGCTTCCCATACCAACGAGCAATACGGCTTTGTGTCGCTGTCGCAGCACAGCGAAACCGGTGAGCGCCCGCAGGCCAGCGTGGTGTTCACGGTTGCCGGCAAGGAGGTCAAGGGTGAATCAGACGGTAACGGTCCTGTAGATGCCTCCCTCAAAGCCATTGAGTCACACGTCAAAAGCGGTGCGGAGATGGTGCTTTACTCTGTGAACGCCATCAGCGGATCGACAGAAAGCCAGGGGGAAGTCACGGTGCGCCTGCAAAACAGCGGGCGGGTGGTCAATGGCGTGGGGGCGGATCCCGATATCGTGGTGGCGTCGGCAAAAGCCTATTTAAGTGCCTTGAACAAACTCCAAAGTAAAGCTGATCGCGTGGCGGCGCAGGGCTAA